The proteins below are encoded in one region of Casimicrobium huifangae:
- a CDS encoding ABC transporter ATP-binding protein produces MAGVSIRQVVKRFGDVEVIHGIDLDIRDGEFVVFVGPSGCGKSTLLRMIAGLESTSGGDIAIGETRVNDLPPRARDIAMVFQDYALYPHKSVFENMAFGLRLRKTPEAEIQRRVNEAAAILRIEHLLERKPRQLSGGQRQRVAMGRSIVRDPKCFLFDEPLSNLDAQLRNEMRTEIKKLHARLGKTIIYVTHDQVEAMTLADRIAVLSGGRVMQYATPDEIYHRPAARFVAGFTGSPAMNFLRGRLSPDAATFEAGAVRIALPPALAKAAGSHAGQSVDLGIRPEDLAIASERDDYPVASVPATVVVLEPLGAETLVTLRIGEHELVCRARPDVGVQPSQTVDARMRLDKMHLFDAESGIALR; encoded by the coding sequence ATGGCTGGCGTCTCGATCAGGCAAGTCGTCAAACGCTTCGGTGATGTTGAGGTCATTCACGGCATTGATCTCGACATTCGTGATGGCGAGTTTGTCGTTTTTGTCGGCCCATCCGGCTGCGGCAAATCGACCTTGCTGCGCATGATTGCCGGGCTCGAGAGCACCAGCGGCGGCGATATCGCAATTGGTGAAACGCGCGTCAATGATCTGCCACCGCGGGCGCGCGACATCGCTATGGTTTTTCAGGACTACGCGCTCTATCCGCACAAATCGGTGTTTGAAAACATGGCGTTTGGCCTGCGCCTGCGCAAGACGCCAGAGGCGGAAATCCAGCGCCGCGTCAACGAGGCCGCCGCGATCCTGCGCATTGAGCACCTGCTCGAGCGCAAGCCGCGTCAGCTTTCGGGCGGCCAGCGGCAGCGGGTGGCGATGGGACGCTCCATCGTGCGCGATCCGAAGTGCTTTCTTTTCGACGAGCCACTGTCGAATCTCGACGCGCAGTTGCGCAACGAGATGCGAACCGAGATCAAGAAGTTGCATGCCCGGCTGGGCAAGACCATCATCTACGTGACTCACGATCAGGTTGAGGCGATGACGCTGGCGGATCGCATTGCGGTGCTTTCCGGCGGGCGTGTCATGCAGTACGCGACGCCTGACGAGATCTACCATCGACCTGCTGCCAGGTTCGTTGCCGGCTTTACCGGATCGCCTGCGATGAATTTTCTTCGTGGTCGGCTCTCACCCGATGCCGCCACCTTTGAGGCCGGTGCAGTGCGCATCGCTCTCCCGCCAGCACTGGCCAAAGCCGCCGGCAGTCACGCAGGACAATCCGTCGATCTGGGGATTCGCCCGGAAGACCTCGCCATCGCCAGCGAGCGCGACGACTATCCCGTCGCCAGCGTCCCGGCCACCGTTGTGGTGCTGGAGCCATTGGGGGCCGAGACACTGGTCACCCTGCGGATCGGCGAGCACGAGCTGGTCTGCCGCGCCCGACCCGATGTCGGCGTGCAACCCAGCCAAACCGTTGATGCACGAATGCGCCTCGACAAGATGCACCTGTTCGATGCCGAAAGCGGCATCGCGCTTCGATAG